The Methanobacterium sp. genome includes the window TAATGCGTAATCCTGGCATTTCATATGATTCACCATAGTTATTGGATTCTAATTTACTATTTGGGACTGTCATGCGGCTGGATGCGTTCCACTCACTTTTTAGGACAAAACCTTTTGAGGTGAAAAAGTTTACAGTCCCTTTTTCTGTAAATCTTCATATGCAGACAGTGCAGCCACTGCACCTTCCCCACAGGCCACCACCCACTGATTAACTCCGCCAGTGATATCCCCTGCAGCATATATTCCTGGCAGATTTGTTCTTTGACTTTTATCTGTGGTAATATAACCGCCTCTGCCCATTTCAACCCCAATATCATATGCTAAACTATTAGATGGTACTTCTCCAACTGCTATGAATATTCCATCTATATCATATTCTTTTTTGATATCTTTTTTTAAGTGGTGCAGTACTATCTTTTCTGCGAACTTGTCGCCTTTTATTTCATCTAAAACTGTGCTCCAGATTACTGGAATCCCCTTCTCCTTTAACTTTTCCTGTAAATATTTTTCTGCCCGGAGTTCATCTCTTCTGTGAACAATACCCACATAACAACCAATGGTATCAAGATACAGGGCTCCTTGAACTGCCGTATTTCCTCCACCCACTACTAAAATCCTTTTATCCATAAACAGGGGGCCATCGCAAATTGAACAATAAAATACTCCTTTTCCAAGAAATTCTGATTCTCCAGGCACGCCTAACTTTCTATGAGTGGTTCCAGTACATAATATAACTGTTTTAGCTTTATAATCCTTTTTTTGAGATGATACCAGTATCTGGCTATTATCGATGATCTCGAGTTTTTTAACTTCTTCAAGTTCATTGATTTTGGCATACTTTAATGCCTGTTTTTTGGTGTACTCTATAAGCTTCCTGCCAGGAATTAATTCAAAGCCAGGGTAATTCTCCATATTGGGAACCATCAGTGCTGCCCCTCCAATTATACTTTTTTCCAGGATCAATGTTTTTAATCCCTGTCTTCCAGCATAAATACCTGCTGTTAATCCTGCAGGTCCTGAACCAATAATAATAACATCATACTCATCCATTGTATCACCATAATACTTTATTGTCCAACCGGTTACTTGAATATTTCTTATTTAAGTCTTCCCTTTAATATTCTGTATTTTATCCTTCAAAAGTTTATTTACAAGCTTACCATCAGCCTTTCCTTTAAGTTTTTTCATGGCCATTCCCATGAGAGGTCCCATTGCCCCCATCCCCCGATTACTGATCATTTCCTTACCTGACTCCACAATCTCTGCAATTATCTTTTCCACATCCTCTGCAGACAGCATAATTAAATTAAGGCTTTCTGCTGCTTTTTGCGGCGAATTATCTTCTTTACATATATTTTCCATGATTTGTGGGAGGGCATCTTTTGAAATTTTACCTTCCACCAAAAGATTAAAAAGATCAATCATTACACTCTTATTCAATTTCTCTGTATCATACCCCTCTCTTTTTAATTCCTTTAAGGTGTAAGCAAGTGTTGATGCAAGTGTTGTGGAATCTGCATTTACCTGTTGCTTAATTTCTTCGAAACTATCTGCCCTATCATTTCTTACAAGCTGTGCTGCAAGGTCTTCGCTTAAACTGTACTCTTTAATTAGTCTTGCCTTCTTTTCTTCTGGAAGTTCAGGTAAATTAGCTTTAATATGCTCCAG containing:
- a CDS encoding FAD-dependent oxidoreductase, which produces MDEYDVIIIGSGPAGLTAGIYAGRQGLKTLILEKSIIGGAALMVPNMENYPGFELIPGRKLIEYTKKQALKYAKINELEEVKKLEIIDNSQILVSSQKKDYKAKTVILCTGTTHRKLGVPGESEFLGKGVFYCSICDGPLFMDKRILVVGGGNTAVQGALYLDTIGCYVGIVHRRDELRAEKYLQEKLKEKGIPVIWSTVLDEIKGDKFAEKIVLHHLKKDIKKEYDIDGIFIAVGEVPSNSLAYDIGVEMGRGGYITTDKSQRTNLPGIYAAGDITGGVNQWVVACGEGAVAALSAYEDLQKKGL